A portion of the Maylandia zebra isolate NMK-2024a linkage group LG9, Mzebra_GT3a, whole genome shotgun sequence genome contains these proteins:
- the pfkpa gene encoding ATP-dependent 6-phosphofructokinase, platelet type isoform X1, whose amino-acid sequence MAQPDSKKIFFENLSGAGKAIAVLTSGGDAQGMNGAVRAVVRMGLYVGAKVYFIHEGYQGMVDGGDNIKEATWESVSSMLQLGGTVIGSARCKEFRTHEGRLKAAHNLVQHGITNLCVIGGDGSLTGANLFKEEWSGLLNELVEQGLIEADAVQKYSALHIVGMVGSIDNDFCGTDMTIGTDSALHRIIEVVDAIMTTAQSHQRTFVLEVMGRHCGYLALVSGLACGADWVLIPEMPPEDGWEEKMCQKLSATRSRGTRLNIIIVAEGAIDRHGKPITSSFVKDLVVKCLGFDTRVTILGHVQRGGTPSAFDRILASRMGVEAVLALLETTANTPACVVSLCGNTSVRVPLMECVQMTQEVQKAMDQKRFEEAVKLRGRSFENNLKTYKLLAHRKPESELPTSNFNVAVLNVGAPAAGMNAAVRSAVRVGISEGHKMFAVSDGFEGFYKGQIKEVKWGDVGGWTGQGGSLLGTKRTLPAKHVEKIAEQMRKHNINALLIIGGFEAFESLLQLYEARASYEEFCIPMCMLPATISNNVPGTDLSIGADTALNAIVETCDRIKQSASGTKRRVFIIETMGGYCGYLATVGGLASGADAAYIYEEPFDIKELQANVEHLTEKMKTSIQRGLVLRNENCNENYTTDFIYQLYSEEGRGVFDCRKNVLGHMQQGGAPSPFDRNFGTKISAKAMQWVSKKLVETFRQGRVFANTEDSCCLLGMRRRTLVFQPVVQLKDETDFVHRIPKEQWWLKLRPLMKILAKYKTSYDVSDSGQLEHVVHNRPKDSDASVAM is encoded by the exons ATGGCGCAGCCGGACAGCAAGAAGATATTTTTTGAGAACCTGTCGGGAGCGGGCAAAGCCATTGCGGTGCTGACGAGCGGAGGGGATGCTCAAG GAATGAATGGTGCTGTGCGTGCTGTGGTTCGAATGGGGTTGTACGTGGGGGCAAAGGTTTATTTCATTCATGAG GGATATCAGGGTATGGTGGATGGTGGGGATAACATAAAGGAAGCCACATGGGAAAGTGTGTCCAGCATGCTGCAGTTG GGAGGGACTGTTATCGGCAGCGCTCGCTGCAAAGAGTTTCGCACTCACGAGGGGCGCCTGAAGGCTGCCCACAACCTGGTGCAGCACGGCATCACCAACCTGTGTGTGATCGGTGGAGACGGCAGTCTGACGGGAGCCAACCTCTTCAAGGAGGAATGGAGCGGGCTGCTGAATGAGTTGGTGGAACAAG GTTTGATTGAGGCCGATGCCGTCCAGAAGTACTCTGCCCTTCACATTGTGGGGATGGTCGGCTCTATCGATAACGACTTCTGTGGAACTGACATGACAATTGGCACTGACTCGGCTTTGCACAGAATCATCGAGGTGGTGGACGCAATTATGACAACTGCACAGAG TCACCAGAGGACATTTGTTTTGGAGGTCATGGGCAGACACTGTGG CTACCTGGCCCTGGTGAGCGGCCTGGCTTGCGGGGCAGACTGGGTGCTGATCCCTGAAATGCCTCCAGAGGATGGCTGGGAGGAGAAGATGTGTCAGAAACTATCTGCG ACCCGTTCCAGGGGAACAAGGCTGAACATAATCATAGTTGCAGAGGGAGCCATTGACAGGCACGGGAAGCCTATAACCTCTAGTTTTGTCAAGGAT CTCGTGGTCAAGTGCTTGGGTTTCGACACACGAGTGACAATTTTGGGACACGTGCAGAGAGGAGGAACCCCATCTGCCTTTGACCGTATCTTG GCCAGCCGCATGGGTGTCGAGGCTGTTCTCGCGCTTCTGGAGACCACGGCCAACACGCCGGCCTGTGTGGTGTCTCTGTGTGGGAACACATCGGTGCGCGTGCCTCTGATGGAGTGTGTGCAGATG ACTCAAGAGGTCCAGAAAGCTATGGACCAGAAACGCTTTGAGGAGGCCGTTAAGCTTCGGGGCAG GAGCTTTGAAAACAACCTGAAGACATACAAACTGCTGGCTCATCGTAAACCAGAATCCGAGCTGCCGACT AGCAACTTCAATGTGGCAGTGCTGAATGTCGGGGCCCCTGCAGCGGGCATGAATGCTGCTGTCCGTTCAGCTGTAAGGGTGGGCATCTCTGAGGGGCACAAGATGTTTGCCGTCAGTGATGGCTTTGAGGGATTCTACAAAGGACAG ATTAAGGAGGTGAAATGGGGTGATGTTGGAGGTTGGACGGGACAGGGTGGCTCCCTGTTGGGGACAAAAAG AACACTTCCTGCAAAACACGTGGAGAAAATTGCTGAGCAAATGCGAAAGCACAATATAAATGCTTTGCTGATTATCGGTGGATTCGAG GCGTTTGAGAGtctgctgcagctgtatgagGCTCGCGCCAGCTATGAGGAGTTTTGCATCCCGATGTGTATGCTGCCTGCCACCATAAGTAACAATGTACCCGGCACCGATCTAAGTATCGGGGCAGACACGGCCCTCAATGCCATTGTGGAG ACCTGTGACCGCATCAAGCAATCAGCCAGTGGGACCAAGAGACGTGTGTTCATTATTGAGACTATGGGAGGCTACTGTGGCTATCTGGCCACGGTGGGGGGCCTGGCTTCAGGGGCCGATGCTGCTTACATCTACGAGGAGCCGTTTGACATCAAAGAACTGCAG GCCAATGTTGAACATCTGACAGAGAAAATGAAGACGAGCATTCAGAGAGGTCTGGTCCTCAG GAATGAGAACTGCAATGAGAACTACACAACAGACTTCATCTATCAGCTGTACTCTGAAGAAGGCAGGGGGGTGTTTGACTGCAGGAAGAATGTGCTGGGACACATGCAGCAG gGAGGAGCGCCGTCTCCATTTGACCGGAACTTTGGGACCAAGATCTCAGCCAAGGCCATGCAGTGGGTCTCCAAAAAGCTGGTTGAGACGTTCAGACAAG gCCGAGTGTTTGCTAACACCGAGGACTCCTGCTGTCTGCTGGGAATGCGCCGCAGGACTCTGGTCTTCCAGCCTGTGGTCCAACTCAAGGATGAGACTGACTTTGT TCACAGGATCCCCAAGGAGCAGTGGTGGCTGAAGCTGCGTCCTTTGATGAAGATCTTGGCTAAGTACAAGACGAGCTACGACGTCTCCGACTCCGGACAGCTCGAGCACGTCGTACACAATCGACCAAAAGACTCGGACGCTTCAGTGGCCATGTGA